A segment of the SAR324 cluster bacterium genome:
ATGTTGAAAGAAAAGATCTGAGGGACCTAAGAACTTCGGTCCAAGTCGTTTTTCAAGATCCCTTTTCATCCTTGAATCCTCGCATGATTGTTCGGCAGATTATTGCTGAGGGATTGGTGGTCAACAATATCGGCAATAGTGATGCGGATCGTGATGAAATGGTTCGTGTTGCTCTAAAAGATGTGCAGATGAATCCGGATGTCATGGATCGGTTCCCCCATGAATTTTCAGGAGGCCAACGCCAGCGAATCGCTATAGCCCGAGCGATGGTGATGAAACCAAAATTCGTGCTCCTAGATGAACCCACATCGGCTTTGGATCTTTCTATACAGGCGCAAATCATAGACCTTCTCAAGGATCTTCGTGACAAACACAAACTTTCCTATTTGTTCATCAGCCATGATTTAAAGGTCATCAAGGCTCTTTGCCACAATGTCCTTGTCATGCAGCATGGGAACGTTGTTGAAGCTGGCCCCACACAGGATGTCTTGGTTAATCCTCAAAAAGAATATACCAAGGCCTTGGTAAATGCTGCTTTTGAAGTTGTTTCTGACCAACCCCAGAGTACTTCGCAGAACTTCAACTGAAGCGGATTCATTCCAAAACCTCATAATTAACAGGATTTAAAATGGTGAAACTATGTTTGATTGGTGCAGGAAGTACCGAGTTCACAAAGAAAATTGTCACTGATTTATTGTTGATGCCAGAATTCAAAAATATGGAACTGGCTCTGATGGACATTGACAGTGAAAGATTGCGTGTCTCAGACCTGATTGTCCAAGCTGTAGCTCGTCAAATTGGGGCAAATCCTAAGATCACAATGCACACCGATCGACGAGAAGCCCTTCGCGGATCCCACTTTGTTCAGACGTCAATCCAGGTGGGTGGCTATGATCCTGCGACAAAGATTGATTTTGAGATTCCCAAAAAATATGGCCTGCGTCAGACGATAGCTGACACTTTGGGGGTGGGTGGAATCATGCGCGGACTCAGAACCATTCCTGTACTCGTAGATATTGGAAGCGATATCATGGAAATCTGCCCAGATGCGATCTGGTTACAGTATGTCAACCCAATGTGCATGAACATGATGGCTATCACGAGACTCGTTCCAGAAGTGAAGACCGTGGGATTATGCCACTCCGTCCAAGGAACTGCAGAAATGCTTGCAGACGACCTTGGTGAGAAGGTGGAAGACATTGTGTTCCAATGCGCAGGTATCAATCACATGGCCTTTTATCTAAAGTTTGGTAAACGCCTCGCTGATGGGACCACCGAAGATCTATATCCAAGGTTACGTGAACTCGCTCAAAAGATTGCTTCCGGAGAAGATCAGTTCTCCAGCAGAGCCAGAAAACCACGTCCAGAAGGTCATCGAATGTCTCACCTGACTGAACGGGTGCGCTATGAGATGCTGAACCGAATGGGTTACTTTGTTACTGAATCCAGTGAACACTTTGCTGAGTATGTCCCCTGGTTCATCAAGCGAGATCGGCCAGATCTTCTGGAGCAATACCAGGTTCCTCTGGATGAATACGTTGACCGCTGCGAATACTCTTTGAAACGTTGGGGCGATTACGCAAACACCCTGCAGGAGGAGAGCAAGCTGGACACCTATCGATCCAATGAATACGCCGGAGAGATCATCCGTGCTGTGGTGACGGGGGATGCCGTTGTGATCAATGGGAATGTGCCCAACAACGGTTTGATTGACAATCTTCCAGCAGAGGCTTGTGTCGAGGTACCCTGTTTGATTGATCGCTCTGGCATTTCACCAACTAAGATTGGTAAGCTTCCACCTCAACTAGCCGCAATGATGCAGACGAACATCAACGTTCAAGAACTCACTGTGGAGGCAATTGCTACCGGCAAGAAAGAGAGTGTCTACCATGCAGCAATGATGGACCCTCACACCGCAGCAGAACTATCTCTTGATGACATCTGGATGCTAACAGATGATATGTTGGAAGCCCATGGTAACATGATTCCTGAGTTACATTAAGAAAGCTTCATGATTTCGCTAATGCAGAATTTTTCTGAAAACAGGCTTAGAACATTCAAAGAATTCAAATCATGACGCACCCAAAGTGCTTTTATGAATGATAATTCATCAAGTTCTGAGAAAAAGATCGTCGTTCTGGGTGGCGGTACGGCAGGGTGGCTCAGTGCGTTTCTGTTGCAGGACTTTTGTAGACAGCACGAACTATCTGCGAAAGTAACTGTCATTGAATCCTCCAAGATTCCTATGATCGGGGTAGGGGAAGGAACTACGGCTATCTTTAAAACCTTTCTTGATTCGTTTGGTTTAGAAGAAGCCGAGTTTCTGAGGGAGACAAGAGGTACCATCAAATATGGAATACGCCACAAAGACTGGCGGAAGCTGGGCCACCACTACGACGGTCCAATCGACGATCCTCACTTTCTCATTCCCCCAGCCGGTGAAGATGGATTTGAATACCTGAACAGCTATTGCGTTGCTGCGGGACGTTCTGTTTCAGAAGCCCATCTGTTCCAGATCCTGCTCTCTAAGGGACTTGCTCCAGTAAAAGCGCAAAAAGACCAGCTTGTTCCAAACCATCCTTTTCTTCACGCATACCATATTGACAATGCCTTGGTTGGCATATATCTCCGCAAAAAATCGAAAGGAATTCGGATTGTTGATGGACTCGTTGAGGAAGCTATCAGGGATAAAGACAACGGTCATATCAGATCACTCAAGCTGGATGATGGGGAACTGATTGAAGGAGACTTATTTATTGATTGCTCTGGATTTCGGAGAATCTTGATCGACAAAACACTTGGCAATGAGTGGGTTGATTACTCAGCTGAATTGCCAGTCAATCGTGCAATGCCCTTCTTTCTGGATCAAGACACCTCAAAAGAAATTCCCGCCTACACGCTAGCTTGGGCTCAAAAATCTGGCTGGATGTGGCAAATTCCCACGCAAGATCGTTTAGGCTGTGGATATGTGTA
Coding sequences within it:
- a CDS encoding alpha-glucosidase/alpha-galactosidase, producing MVKLCLIGAGSTEFTKKIVTDLLLMPEFKNMELALMDIDSERLRVSDLIVQAVARQIGANPKITMHTDRREALRGSHFVQTSIQVGGYDPATKIDFEIPKKYGLRQTIADTLGVGGIMRGLRTIPVLVDIGSDIMEICPDAIWLQYVNPMCMNMMAITRLVPEVKTVGLCHSVQGTAEMLADDLGEKVEDIVFQCAGINHMAFYLKFGKRLADGTTEDLYPRLRELAQKIASGEDQFSSRARKPRPEGHRMSHLTERVRYEMLNRMGYFVTESSEHFAEYVPWFIKRDRPDLLEQYQVPLDEYVDRCEYSLKRWGDYANTLQEESKLDTYRSNEYAGEIIRAVVTGDAVVINGNVPNNGLIDNLPAEACVEVPCLIDRSGISPTKIGKLPPQLAAMMQTNINVQELTVEAIATGKKESVYHAAMMDPHTAAELSLDDIWMLTDDMLEAHGNMIPELH
- a CDS encoding tryptophan 7-halogenase, with product MNDNSSSSEKKIVVLGGGTAGWLSAFLLQDFCRQHELSAKVTVIESSKIPMIGVGEGTTAIFKTFLDSFGLEEAEFLRETRGTIKYGIRHKDWRKLGHHYDGPIDDPHFLIPPAGEDGFEYLNSYCVAAGRSVSEAHLFQILLSKGLAPVKAQKDQLVPNHPFLHAYHIDNALVGIYLRKKSKGIRIVDGLVEEAIRDKDNGHIRSLKLDDGELIEGDLFIDCSGFRRILIDKTLGNEWVDYSAELPVNRAMPFFLDQDTSKEIPAYTLAWAQKSGWMWQIPTQDRLGCGYVYCDEYCSPEEAQEEIESVLGHSIEPRQDLRFQVGRMKDSWRNNCVAVGLSAGFLEPLEATSIHSTLVQLILFAKEYLAATLNEDYSGREDFNQRIAHQFDDFKTFLNIHYRSERRDTPFWEFVHQECLGQESIDRLEQWQKSLPKRQHFQGFLSGLPHVETELYFPVLDGLGLLSQGAARQEMSNRNLKRKAQEELKQLHSKYLEMAQGSLGHREYLSKVSA